Proteins from one Setaria italica strain Yugu1 chromosome V, Setaria_italica_v2.0, whole genome shotgun sequence genomic window:
- the LOC101771642 gene encoding uncharacterized protein LOC101771642 isoform X2: MASLVRTAAAAAAVVVRSAARASPLTGRVLGAPLPSLASTSAARSARILRRSAAAASAGLETLMPLHSAVAAARLRSCIAVDSSCWSSLSQGLNKRI, from the exons ATGGCATCTCTGgtccgcaccgccgccgccgccgccgccgtcgtcgtgagGTCGGCGGCCCGCGCCTCACCCCTCACAGGCCGCGTCCTCGGTGCTCCACTGCCTTCCCTGGCGTCGACTTCCGCTGCCCGGTCCGCCCGGATCCTCCGCAG gtcggcggccgcggcgtcggcggggctGGAGACGCTCATGCCGCTGCacagcgcggtggcggcggcgaggcttaGGTCCTGTATCGCCGTCGACTCCTCCTGCTGGAGCTCGCTCTCTCAAG GTTTAAACAAGCGCATCTGA
- the LOC101771642 gene encoding uncharacterized protein LOC101771642 isoform X1 encodes MASLVRTAAAAAAVVVRSAARASPLTGRVLGAPLPSLASTSAARSARILRRSAAAASAGLETLMPLHSAVAAARLRSCIAVDSSCWSSLSQGYALPL; translated from the exons ATGGCATCTCTGgtccgcaccgccgccgccgccgccgccgtcgtcgtgagGTCGGCGGCCCGCGCCTCACCCCTCACAGGCCGCGTCCTCGGTGCTCCACTGCCTTCCCTGGCGTCGACTTCCGCTGCCCGGTCCGCCCGGATCCTCCGCAG gtcggcggccgcggcgtcggcggggctGGAGACGCTCATGCCGCTGCacagcgcggtggcggcggcgaggcttaGGTCCTGTATCGCCGTCGACTCCTCCTGCTGGAGCTCGCTCTCTCAAG GATATGCTTTGCCTTTGTGA